ATTTTGATAAAGAGGAATTAAAAATAGCTACTGACCAAAATATTGAAATAAGATAATTGAATGAAAAATACAACACAACAATTACTTGTCGAAGGAAAAGATGACCAAAATGTTATTTGGGCATTGTGTGGAAAATTTGATTTGAAACAAAATTTCAAAGTCGAAGATAGCCAAGGAATTGAAAAGTTAATCTCTCAAATTTCAGTTCGCTTGAAACAAGCATCTATTCATACATTAGGCATTGTTGTCGATGCAGATACACAGCTACAAAGTCGTTGGCAAAGTATCAAAACAGAATTTGCTAAGGAAAATATTATACTTCCCAATTCTATTTCTGAAAGTGGTTTTATTCAAGATTTTGAAGAAATAAGAATTGGTATTTGGATAATGCCAAACAATAAAACTGATGGAATGGTAGAAGATTTTATACAATTTTTGATTCCCAAAGACGATAAACTTTTACCTTTCGTGGATAAGCATTTAGAAGAAATAGAAAAACAAGGATTGAACAGATATAGCGAAACACATAAATCAAAAACTAGAATCCATGCATGGCTTGCTCTTCAAGAAAAATATACTCCAATGGGACAAGCCATTACAGTGAATTATTTGACTACTGACGAAGAAAACTGCCAACTATTTGTTGATTGGTTAAAAGAATTATTTAGAGCCTAGTTTATTTTCATCTCTAAACTTCAAAATACAAGTGGTATCATTTATCACAATTTTTTAGTATTTTTGAAGTATATTTAAACTATTGTAGTCTATTTTGAATTTTATACATAAATTCTTGATAAACCTGAGAAAACAACCAAAAAAACTGTAACGACAAAACTCCTAATACGATATGGCAAAAGAAATGAAAATACCTACTGTTGGCGAATCTATCACAGAAGTAGTCATCGCAAACTGGCTTGTAGAAGACGGCGACCACGTAGAAATGGACGACCTTATCTGTGAATTAGAATCTGATAAAGCAACTTTTGAAGTTCCTGCTGAAGCTGATGGAATCATAAGGTTCAAAGCAGAAGCTGGCGATACTTTAGAAATAGGCGCACTTCTTTGTGTAATCGAAGAGGGAGAAAATGGCAGCGAAACTAAAGAAGAAACCAAATCAGAAACAAAAGAAACTCCAAAACAAGATACAGCAAAAGCAGAGACATTTATCATGAAAATTCCGACAGTAGGCGAATCTATTTCGGAAGTAGTATTGGCAAACTGGCTTGTAGAAGATGGCGAAGAAGTAGAATTGGATGACCCAATCTGTGAATTAGAATCTGATAAAGCAAACTTTGAAGTTCCTGCTGAGAAAGCTGGAAAAGTATTTCACATGGTAGAAGCAGGCTCTACACTTGCTATTGGAGACGATTTTGCCAAAATCGAAATGGGTGGAAGTGGTTCTTCTTCTAGTTCAAGTAAAGAAACTACAAGCGCATCAAATGCTCCAAATAGTGATATGTATTCTAGTGAGGATTCAGGGTATGCAAAAGGACATGCTT
This is a stretch of genomic DNA from Bernardetia sp. MNP-M8. It encodes these proteins:
- a CDS encoding DUF3226 domain-containing protein — translated: MKNTTQQLLVEGKDDQNVIWALCGKFDLKQNFKVEDSQGIEKLISQISVRLKQASIHTLGIVVDADTQLQSRWQSIKTEFAKENIILPNSISESGFIQDFEEIRIGIWIMPNNKTDGMVEDFIQFLIPKDDKLLPFVDKHLEEIEKQGLNRYSETHKSKTRIHAWLALQEKYTPMGQAITVNYLTTDEENCQLFVDWLKELFRA